One window of Nostoc sp. C052 genomic DNA carries:
- a CDS encoding VOC family protein → MVLHYTKAFVTIASVNWKNVVNFYTKLLEQKPILLTPNIYAEFNLVGMRLGIFQPKNTNESEFELMCNDNPLGFESDTLGLANAALRTGTAKTTTPVPLYFYTKSKISLCLEVSNLEDAIAHLTSLGYPPPGEISIASHGREIYAYDPDGNRLILHQAKESDE, encoded by the coding sequence ATGGTTTTACATTACACTAAGGCATTTGTCACCATAGCATCAGTTAATTGGAAAAACGTAGTAAATTTTTATACTAAATTGTTGGAGCAAAAGCCGATTCTTTTGACACCAAATATCTATGCTGAGTTTAATTTGGTTGGTATGCGATTAGGTATTTTTCAACCAAAGAACACAAACGAATCTGAATTTGAACTAATGTGTAACGACAATCCTTTAGGGTTTGAAAGTGACACTCTCGGACTCGCTAATGCTGCGTTAAGAACGGGAACCGCCAAAACTACGACCCCTGTACCACTTTATTTCTATACCAAAAGTAAGATAAGTTTGTGTTTAGAGGTGAGCAATTTAGAAGATGCGATCGCTCACCTAACATCTTTGGGCTATCCTCCACCAGGAGAAATTTCCATTGCTTCCCACGGCAGAGAAATTTATGCCTATGACCCTGATGGTAATCGTCTAATTTTACATCAAGCCAAAGAGAGTGATGAGTAA